In Heteronotia binoei isolate CCM8104 ecotype False Entrance Well chromosome 21, APGP_CSIRO_Hbin_v1, whole genome shotgun sequence, the DNA window ACCTCTCCCTGTGCCTTGCTGGGAAATATAGTCTAGAAGCTGCAGCTGTGGTCAAGGTGATCTTTCACTTGCATCCGCTTGCACCAGTGTGTTGAGCTGAAGGCCATGGCTAAGAAGAGCAGTGCCACTCTGTTCAGCCCCAGCACCACCCACACCCTCTCAGCTTCCACAACACAGGCACATGACTCTGTGTCTCCTGCCTGCTCTCTCCCCCCAACCAATATCTCAGGAATTTTGGCCATGCACTGGGCAAAAAATCCTTGTGCTATGGGCTAAAAACATGTGCTAGCACATCctagcacagcttagagggaacactgcacaccaCCCCCTTTCAAAATCTCAAAAGTGCCTGCACACTCAATAAAAGTTAGGGACACGAGACCCCAGGGACTCCCAAGAGGGGGTATTCCTGTGGGATCATCAATTGGCCTGCCAGGCCCAAGACCCCAAGGCCCTCTACCTCCTCCTGGAGAGGACAGTTGTGAGATTGATGACTATGGTGTGGGCCCCAAGATCCCTCAGCCTCTGGAGAAGAGCCTTCAGCTGAAGGAGATGCAGCAGGGAGAGCTCACATGCAGATGGCCTCAGCTGGCATCTCTGTTTCAGATACAGAGTTGGATGCATCTGCTCTGttcaaaaaagagaaaaaccagAAAGGGCAgaaatggaagaaaaagaagcaCCACCACACGGCGTGGAAAGAGGGCCCAGCTACCCAGGAAGCTGAAAGGCATGGGGATGAGTCAGGGGCTGAAGGACCTGTGGGGACTGAGTAGGTCACAGAGGAGCCTGAAATCTATGACCCCAATTTCATTTTCTTTAAGAGAATCTTTGAAGCTTTCAAGTTGATTGATGATGTgaaaaaagacaaggagaaaGACAAATgaatgtgagggcgatctggctgtgACCTTTGTCACCCCATTGGTTGCCAgggttgattcagctgatctggctggctaggcaagTGTCCTCTACCTTTCTCACTGTTTTGTATGTGTCCCTCCTGAAGCTGCATGCTCATTGGAAGAGTATGGCCCTCCCAGTTAGGGACTccagctgtttggtgtagtggcttagtgtgcggactcttatctgggagaactgggtttgattccccactcctccacttgcacctgctggaatggccttgggtctgccatagctctggcagaggttgtccttgaaagggaagctgctatgagaatcctctcagccccatccacctcacagggtgtctgttgtgagggaggaaagtaaaggagattgtgagccactctgagactctgagattcggagtggagggcgggatataaatcaaattttttctccttctcctttgtgGAATACGCCTTTATCTGGGTCTGTCCCCAGTTCTTCAGATGTTGTCAGCAGCACTAAAAGCAGTCCATTTCCTTGGGCTTGGAAAGCTGTCATGAAACAACTGCTGAAAAATAAAGTAAAACATACTTTAACctcaccccctcccctttcaaCAGAAATTACAATGTGGCGCAACTAAGGTTTGAATTCTCTCTCTGTTGTAGAAAtatgctgggtggccttggccttgGGCCACTCATGCACTTTCAggataacctacctcacaggggttttgtgaggataaaaagttggagaagagaatgatataaCCTGCTTTGGCTCCCCAGTGGAGAAAATGCCATTGAAACTCATTCTTGGAAGAGCATATATATCACATGATTttttggaatgttttatttttaactaTTTAGAGGGTTTGGTGAATACTAGAGTGATGCCCAAATATGATGGCATCACTTTTGGTTCAAGCTGGCAGTTACATTGTAGCATCAACACAACACCCATCAGATGGGTTCCAGCCTCCCTGGAATCTCCCACCACGTACCAGCTCTGGGCTGGCACTCCCTGCATGTCCTCAGTTTGGCCATGGACATAGACTTTTTATGTTTCTGGGGCCGGCAGCTTCTCAGTGTTGCCACACAGATAGAAAACCCCCCCTCCTGCCTTTTTTAAAGGAAAACCAAACAACAAAGCAAAAAGCTGATTCTGCCCAGGAGGCCCTTTGTGTCTAGCAGTCCATTTGGGACTGGGCCCTCTGTCCCATGCTACAAATGTTGAGGCAGTGCATACTATGCTTTCTCAAAATCCCAACAGTGCTTAAGCTTCttaggtttggaggcccttgctCTACATAGTTTTGTGGACATTGAAGGGCATCACAGACTTGTCATTGCTCCATTTTGAGTGGCTGAACACCACTGGTCTGGGGCTTCATGACCACAACACTGATTGGCTCAACATGTGTAACAAACAAAACTCTGGCATGCTAACTACATAGTTTTGCAGTCACTGGTGGATTCTGTTGTCAGACTCTGGTAAAAATAACACAAGAGGTGAGGAGAAATAGGTGAATGTAGGGGCCAGAAATAAGTAAATAGGCCAGAAATCAGTGAAACATAATGTGGAGAAAAAATAATTTGGTTGAACAGCTAATGGAATTGGTTGAAGGTGCCAAAGAAACTGTATTTAGCTGTCTCCTTCAGACATTTAACAATGAGTTAAAGTACCCCTGAGGCTGACAAAGCACTAAGCAACTAGTTTACAAGATAAAAGGAATAATTGGTGATTTCAATTTTACAGGATAAAAGGAATAATTTCAATCTcacacatttatttaaaatatttacatcctGTCTGTTCTACTGTTTGAGATGGCttcaaaattaattaaaattagcCATTGACAACAAATAATCCCATTTAATGTGACCAACAGTCCAAGAAGACAAAACACTACAAAACTAGCATAACAAAGGCATGAGAGATGTAACAGCAGATGTAACAAAATCAATAGTTAAGTACATATTTAACATCTGTGAAGTCAGTGGGACATAGTGGTTAGAGTCTCAAATTAGAACAAGATAAAGTTCTATTATTACTAAAACTAAAGTACTGTTATTATtgtttattgttgtgagctgccctgggcctgctttggcggggagggcgggatataaatctaataaatcaaatcaaagttGACCTATGGCTGGTTTTAAATAGGAATTAACTAAATATGGCTGAGCAGAAGGGGAAAGTGGGTTGTGAACCGCCATATGCTTTCTGAAAAAAGCACAGGTGACACAGAGAGAAAGGAATCTAGGTGACTGTTCAGGGCTGGCTCGCctgctaagcaaactaggcagttgcctagggcgccaagagATGGGgtcagcaaattgggctctcccccccggTGCCCCATGCCAGTGCTTagtttgcttccctccccccaccgcgGCCACCGCtagccccctctgcccccccacaccaccaccaccaccactgcagaGCTCCACTTATTCacccccttcccctctctccatGACTAAAACTAAGCTTTACTGGCTTCGCAGCCCGCGCCTGTGCATTTTTGTTAAGAGACTCTTAACCAAATGCACAGGCACGGGCTGCGAAGTGGCAGAGCTTAGTTTTAGTTGTAGAGAGTAGGGGGAGGGGGGCGAGTGAGCGGAGTGTgatgatgggggggggcaggcgaGCGGGGGGGTGGGTGAGCAGAGCGCAGCGGGGGGGGGCACCCCGTGACTGTTCTTATATTGAACAAGAAACCTGCCTTACACTTACTGGTACTATTGGTTgatcaaagtctgtattgtctacttagactggcagtagctctccaaggtctcaggtcttCCACACAATCTACTACTTTTAATTGGAGGTACTagagattgaatttgggaccttctgcatgcaaatcagaTGATT includes these proteins:
- the LOC132589569 gene encoding splicing factor 3B subunit 2-like, whose protein sequence is MNQEAEGRLYSDISLNIFQAAIRDTRPQGLPRGGIPVGSSIGLPGPRPQGPLPPPGEDSCEIDDYGVGPKIPQPLEKSLQLKEMQQGELTCRWPQLVTEEPEIYDPNFIFFKRIFEAFKLIDDVKKDKEKDK